The stretch of DNA ttgtcaCTTGTAatttcttatttaattatttctccAAACAAGGAAACACAAAATTGTACATTTGCTTAAAGATATATTTTCTAACAACTGTGAGTTTTCTtttatctaataataataataggtaTGAAaggatttataattttcaaatcaaCATTAATATTATCagatttatcttctttttatgtTCTAATATAGATATCTTTTTATgtaataatgtttttatattcAGAACTCATTTATGGCATAAGCCTTGTTgcttattatcattattttgaacaaatgatattaataattttaaaaccatccaaaaaaaataacacacacaatatatatattgattttaattagAACTTTCATACTGAAACGATCGATccatttttttgattttaatagtataatattaaattagcgatctcatactcactaataTTCTAACtccaatcaaaccaaacataaaccaATCTCATTAATAAACGaataaacaataccaataaccatCAACTCAATAATATCAAGAAGCAATAAACCAACATCCTAACATCATTCTAATGACCCATTCTAGCAGCCTAATGGAAACTAGATAATACATCAACGAGCTGTTAAaatatcttcctcttcatcgtctTATTAcgcgatcacactttgcctttacctgcaccataaaCAACAGTTGAGATGTATGAGTATTAATacaaatactcagtgagacaatcctcccatctactcgGCTATACACACAATCAATTGAGATctccaatcaacaaacaacaagtaATACAATCAAACCagacaacaaacaaagatcAGCCGCTGCTGaagaatggtgtcgaccgacaccctcctagtgtcgatcgacactgacactTGACGATGGTTGGTGTCGACAGACACCCTCCTGCTGTCGATCGCCACTCGTAATCTAGTATTGatcgacacctgctcgacatcTTCAAAAATTCTAGTTGTCTATATAAAGGAATAATGTTCAACTAGCCAAAGAAAATTTAGAGAAAAGCATACAAGATGAAAAAATCCCTACAACTTAATGTTGGTGTACAAAACCTTATATTTGTAAACAAGAAGATCAATCTTCATGTTCACACCGAACCCTTCCTAACAAAAAGGTTATGTAAGAATTAATACATATAGATAACTATAATATTACGAACAATTGGCGGAGACAAGAGCCTGACGATCCATGGAATGTGAGACCAATTAGACTATCTTTTTTAAGGAAAGCAATTGAAATAATATCTTCTGGAAATGCAAATTTGTTATTTAGTAACCGCGAAAAAGTCAGAATGAATGTCCTTCACAACACCTCCGAAAGCCAAGATGtatgaaaagtgaaaaaaaaaaaaaaaaaaaaaaaaaaaaaaaaaaaaaaaaaaaaaaaaaaaaaaaaaaaaaaaaaaaNNNNNNNNNNNNNNNNNNNNNNNNNNNNNNNATACAAATGAATTAGAACATAGCTAATAGGAAAAATTGATAGTAAACTTCGCAGCAACATCCGCACATATATACATTCTGAAAACACtaactatatataactaaatacaCACGTAAGTAGTCTGCTTAGCATTTTAATGATACCTCCTGATCTGTAATAGAGCCAAAAATGGAAATTTCACGTTATTTTCCTCGTCATGGCTTCATCATGTTGCttcttgttatgtttctttcatCTGTTTCTAATCTTGCTTCAAAAATCAACGGGTCTTTTGATGAAAGAGGCACTAATTCTAAAGGATCTCCTCCACGGGGAAAAGAATATTCTTTCTGCGGGTTGAATAACCCGTCTGAAGATGGTATCATATTTTCACCTAAATGCGATAAAGGATATGTTTTTTCGCAGATCAAATTCGCCGACTATGGTCAGCCCACTGGTTCATCATGTGAAACGCTTAAACGTGGAAATTGCGGTGCGCCCGCTACTTTGAGACTCGTCAAAGAGGTTGTTAACAAAGTTACTCAGCAATTGTAATCTGTTTGACGATAATTCTTTCTtattgattgttattttttttcttattcacgCAGAATTGTCTTGGAAAAGAACGGTGTAGGATTTATATTACAGACGAGATGTTTGGTCCAACACATTGTAAAGGACTTGTTAACTTCGTCTTTTCTGctatttgtaaaaaaacttaaGGCTTTCTTAATTATTTCCTACGTTAATTAAGAGAATGTTATTCTTATTGTAACGTTTTTTTTCTCATGTTGTTGATTTACGTAACCCACCGAATTAGGCTTTTGTTTCCTATTTCAAGATTTGAGAGAAAATTTTAGACCTCCCGTGATGAGCATGCTAACTCAATTAATTATGCAGCTTTCCCTAGTTTccactaggcctgggcattttaTTCCAACCCAAatcccgaacccgacccgaagtagatggttcggttcgggttcggatattgtataaaacccgatcgggtttaGTACCTTTGAGGTTCGGATACCCGAACCGAATGCCCATCCAAACTAACCCGAATTAAGTGTAAAAATATGCATCTTAAAGGATTTGAGCCCATGACCTTGAGCAATTAAGGGTGCATCTTCAACCATTTTGCCATTTTAGTTTCTGATTTAAGatgaaatgttaaatatatatatatactagaaagtaGCCTACGCGATGCATGGGttatgtatacattattaatttgaaataaagaatcaaatttctatttaattgtatatgaaatgtacatataattgttaatatatgtcttaaaaattaattttcataatattacgGTTTagctataatattttaatatataattgttatatgATGCTTCGTAAAAGAGTCATTTTAAgatagagaaaattaaaaatgtaaattacacagaattgttgaaaatatttagacaatatgttactataataataggaccattgttttagttaccgcaaaatcaatttaattttgtattttcgttaagtaattaagataaattatatttttttacattttttttgaaaaaaaactgataagtagtctaaaaagaaaattgtaagaccttactatataattaatttgatagacaatttaatgttgttctatatattaattttactttcatcatataaaagtaatacttaacaacaaataattttaaaagaaatacccTCTCTTGTaatccattttcaataatatccttatacatatataaaataactaaattataaaccttaaacttcaaatattaagagggggttattggttctatgattttaatggatttggatatccagacaaaaatcatgggttattcaatcattgatcttaaaatacttatcaaataAACATACTATACATTATCTCTTCATCACTCTTGAATGAACTTgccttaactttttttttgttttgttttgtgaatgatTTCATAAGTATTGATGTACCATTTTTTCTATTGCTTACTTTTTTTATGACTCACCTCtgtataattaacttttattttgctCGGTCCAAATATTTGAAGTGCCTTTGATATGCCTCCATTGTCATGGATAGTGATTCTCCACAATCCAGCCTGGCcaatattataatatgaaacaaaatctctttcatccaacaaaatgaaaacGTTGCCAGAAATCATAATTCGGCCTTCTTTCCATTtatcattgaaaattttaaacactatattagtttaaaaattatgtagGACTGCATTAAATGGTTATATTAgacaatactccctctgttcctgattaatccatattttaggattttcaaacaTATTAGAAACTGACTTTAGTCGCATTATTTTTTTTCGATTAACAAATTTCAACCAAcaattttcagtttcttttttgaagtttacaatttgtcattaattacttattaaaaatatatagaaaacctaaaatttgttttttgtgcAACATTTTTGTTCTCTAGAAAATGGATTAATAAGGAATGGATGGAGTAGATTTTAGTGAgaaaaacatattgtttaataggacaaaattattttacaaaatgtacCTTGTCAATGCATCTATGTAAGtattctaccaaaaataaaatgcgTCTACGTAACTGTAAAAGTTGAAAAAGACTTGGCCATGTTTTTCACTCTTTTTCGTATATGTGAAACACAGAACACATGAAATATATCTTGATTATGGAGAAaaagagtaaatatattttgattaattataaggaCCCCTTGCTAGACATCAAACCTCTGTTTGATCATCGAGGATTGGAGAAGAGTACCATCATATCAAGAAACTTGACGATCTGTTTTCCTCTTGCAGCGATGATGATACGTTAGAGCAGGTCTATAATTTGAGAGTAAATTTGAGTCCAAGTATTTAAGTAAATGTCTACATATGGCTATATATACGTACACTATTTGAATGTTAGATAGATGTTATTCTtaggttcaaaatattttattgacagTTACAAATTTGGGAATTATGGAATTTGGTGTCATAACTTttgtaacataaatattttcattagaTTAAATACAGTTCAATGTGTGgttattgaaattataaaaacgcATCTCTCTTTAATGCAtggtgaaagaaatttgtagcCCGCTAcatgatattaaatataaaatttcaatatattttctatataagaaataatcaaacttaatgATTTAAGTAATACTGTTTTAAATATGTCACTTACAATTGtgtaatgaaataaatagatagaaaatcaagaaaagtcaacatatatcaaattcttcttatatatatatatatatgattttgaatATGACAACAATTCTGAAATACTCTTGACAGATTGATTTTATGTTGATATGTGCATTGATATTAAAGGAAAAGCTATTATTTGTGtaatttatacattattatGTAATTTATCATAACTTAATAGGAATTTAGTGGAACTGACTAACTTTATTGCCTActcaattaacaaaaagaaaaaatatatgattttaaaatgtgtaataattaaagtttataaaattacataaaggcataatcataatcatgtatttaaactatttcatttctcatccaagatatgatttttattatgatattttcttttattataaaatactgtgtattttttcacttaaaaggatgaaagaaaaattaaatagaatGTAAGATAATGTGTAAAACAGATGTATCAAATATCAGTTAATTTATTAGTAAATGTTAAagaatattagattttatatcaaatatataatatgagattttattataaaacaatctgattttgtttaacaaaagaacttaagatataaaaatggatttaaaaatatatgtcaattgtACCAACTGGATAAGAGAAGTATGATTATTTGgaattgaaaatgatataaatttgttgaaaaaaattgaaataaaagatGACAGGTGTCACTAAAAGAGAATGCCAAATATTGCAATGTGAGTAAGAGTTaggaaaaaccttctcatattatataagatatatacaagttttctaaaatttataaaaaaaataaaaattagtttttttttcatggtttGATTGAGTTTGGGTATACCCAAATTACTCGAATCTGAACGGATAATACCCGAATCCGACCCGAAAGTATAAAAAATCCGAAGGTGTTCTATATGTCTAAACCCGAACTCGATCGGGTTTGGGAatccgaatgcccagggctagtttccactattttgtttaaaaatgtattaatatatggaaaatatatcTCAGGGGCAACTGTGA from Camelina sativa cultivar DH55 chromosome 9, Cs, whole genome shotgun sequence encodes:
- the LOC104715618 gene encoding beta-galactosidase-like, with translation MEISRYFPRHGFIMLLLVMFLSSVSNLASKINGSFDERGTNSKGSPPRGKEYSFCGLNNPSEDGIIFSPKCDKGYVFSQIKFADYGQPTGSSCETLKRGNCGAPATLRLVKENCLGKERCRIYITDEMFGPTHCKGLVNFVFSAICKKT